The genomic region TTCATTTAAGATTTTATAGCTGATTTACATGTTACAGAAGTACGTACTTCTGATACCATGGTTGGTTCCTGCACTTTGTGTATTTTACTTTTTGGTTGGTATAGTTATTTGTGGCGATGATCGGTCTCATTGAAGCAATAAATGAGAAACCTTAACATGGGTATATTCTCCTCTTTGGTTGTTTTCTGCAGTTATAGTGTACAAGACCTAGTTTATTTGCGCCTTGCTTTTTGGCCAAAGTTCTTTGAAGAAAAAGGAAAAGATTAGTGGTTACTCGTAGTAGTGAAGGGTGAAAATTACCCCTCTCATAAATAGGTCTATTTTTGGCTTCCACCCTTCTAGTTTTCCACTTTCATCTCTCATTCTCTCCATTTTCTAGTTCATTTGAGACCTATTACTTGCCTGATAATTGCCCTCATTTCAAGCAATCCAATTTATAGACTATACATCTAAGGTAGTaccttttattgtttattttctgagttttattttaaagtttttgagttctgctttagtataaagtttttgagcacatttactaaaatattacactaaaaaaatataatattgctcaaaaactatatttataaatggtaatatgctcagaaaaaatgtgtatatgctcaaaaactacaacgtctgaggtactacctcagatgcgtaatcctttttctcaaGCAATCCCCTAGTAATACTCGTGAAAAAGGTTCTTAACCTATTTTATCTTGTACGGAGTGCTTTGGTGAGTAATATGGGCATGAAACACTTCGTTCTTGCTTAGGTAGCACACACTCCTAATCGGCCTACTCGTGTTGGACACCCGTGTCAGACATGACACTCGTCGGACACGCGTTAAAACATGTCGGACAACTATAAAGCTGTGTCTAACTTCCTTCTTTTATTTAGGAACGTCTTGGACACGTGCCCATGGTATTTGGATACACCTTCAAACGAAATCAAGTTAAATTAAGGTGAATGGTGTGGGTTATATTATGGTGGAATTTGATAGGGAAATAAGTTGAATTGAGGGCAAATGCTATTCATTAGACGGGTAATGAGATGTGGAAAGAGATTAATTATAAGTTGAGTTTTGGTTTTGAaaacgagttataatcaatatcATGTTTTATATTCACTTGTTTATATTTAACATCAAATATTTTCTTCAAAAATAAAATTGCACACATGACTgtaaatatactccctcctatccaatCCAATATACCCATGGAATAGTGGGTCCATGGGTACATTGGATTGAATAGGAGGAGTCTATATTAATatatttaaataacgtgtccgtGTTCTAATTTCATGTGTTGTTGTGTCACGTAtccgttttggtgctacttaGTTCTCAAGTCACCGGAAGTTTTCAATGTTTCGATAGCTCCCTCTTTCTGACGAAGAATCATAATAAATTTTACAGGATTACAGGAGGATGATTTCTCTAAACGACATTGCAGGAAATGCGGTTTTCAATTGAATGATTTTCATCGCCGTGCAAAGAAACTGTAACAGAACAAttgaacccaaaaaaaaaaaaaaaaaaaaaaaaaccaacttcATAACTTGAAAAAACTCTTGGATATTCGTGTCAATCTAACATTACGAACCAGACATGTTTAATGTTTAATCAATGAGAAATGATACTCTCATTCTCTGCAAAAATAAGTCACTTGGAACCTACACTTGGCACATCTCTAAAGTGGATCCAAGTCACCAACTGTAGCTTTTAACTCTTATTTACAACTTACTGTAAACTCTGTTGTAACTGTAAATTCCTGTAGttaaaacaaggataaattacaaataaccaccacgtatttacggtattttacaaattaccaccttgTATTttcgtttttacaaataacccccaaccTTTAGCGtatactccccaatcaccaccgtatttttGTCCCGAATatcgtttttcttattttccgTCTCATTAAGTGACGACTTAAGTGAAATACCCAGATTACCCTTCATTACTCATTACAACCCATATTCCCCAcatatatttcattttgtttccACTGTTCAGTAATAATCTTAAATACCCAAATTCtatatcttttccccaattcaATTGATTGTTTGGGGGATTCATTATCTCTTCCTATATCACTCAATCCCTAACCCTAATTCCCTTGAAAAATTGTTCGGTTGGCGATGTCAAGTGTAACTAGGCCAAGTATTCTACCGTCGAAATTTCTATTGCTAGCAGAATGCATCTGTATGTGCGCCTCGATATCACTGTATTCCCTTGCACTTTTGCAGCTATAGCTAATTCAATCCAAGAACGCAATTCTAGCCATGCTCATCGTCGTGTACCTACCTCAAAAGAAATAACCCGAGAGCCCTGAGAGCTGTTACATAGCATCGGAAAAGAGAGTTTCTGTTACCCTCGCTCTCGTTCCAGACGTTCTATTAGTGCCCTTGTACTCGTCCCCTTGTGTCTTTGACTCTAATGTCTAGGTAGGCAAGGTAGAGCGATGTAGCAATTAGCATCATACGGAATAATTAGGATGTGAGCATTATTATTTGGCAGCCTCTTAAGGTATAGCGATGTAGCAATTAGCATTATTATTAGGGACTGAGGGATTGAGGGGTTTAGGGAGAGAGAATGAATATCCCAAATAATTGATTGAATTGGGGAAGAGATAAAagaatttggggatttagggttatTGGATtgtgaaaacaaaataaaatgtatTTGGGAGAATATGGGTTGTAATGAGTAATGAAGGGCAATCTGGGTATTTCACTTAATTCGTCACTTAACGAGAcggaaaataagaaaaacgatATTCGGGACaaaaatacggtggtgattggagAGTATACACTAAAggttgggggttatttgtaaaaacgaaAATAcaaggtggtaatttgtaaaataccgtaaatacgtggtggttatttgtaatttatccttaaaacaaaagagagttttgatgaaacgagatgaacCATCATTCTAGAGTATCGGTTAAGGATGTATCGTCTTCGTGCGCATTTGGTGAAGATTCTTCTGTATCCTCCATATGGATCGTATCATTAGTATTATGTAGTGGACCGAGTGGGTTCCCAAAAAGCGTGGAAAATATCTCTCTGTGGCATTCATCACAGAAGTAGAAATAAGAGAAATGCCCTTGACTTGGAAGCTGAAGCAAGTTTGCACCTGGTAAAATCCGGCTGACATATTCCGCCATTGATGGGGGTACGACATGGTCATTCAGCCCCTatttgtcaatcaagcattttgAGAACATATACAGCTGACTTCCCTCTTTCAAATAAACTGAATCAAGTATCTAAAATAATTGCACAAGATAATATTTTGGATTATTCCCACTTTGGTGTCCAAATTTGATGTAATTCTTActtggaaaaattacaaataaccaccttatatttacgtatttttacaaataaccaccacgtatttctatttttacaaataacccccaaacttTCATGTATTTctatttacgtatttttacaaataaccaccacgtatttctatttttacaaataacccccaaacttTCATGTATACTccccccaatcaccaccgtatatttGACCCGAGACTCGTTTTTTGATATTTTACGACTCCCCAATCACCACTGtatatttttacaaataacccccaaactttcatgtaaaaatacgtaaatatAAGGTGGTTATTTGAACCCCCAAAGGTTGTTGGAGTCCTTAAATAAGAAAACCATAATTGTACAACTCTAGACCAGCGTATTGAATAGCATCATGCATGGCTTCAATTGTTGCGCCATGAGTGCAATACATACCACCTTAAGATATGACAAAGCTATGGGCCCTATGGCAATGCGGAGTCACGTAGACTTGTATGAACCATTCCGGTTATTGGGGTCATGATTTTCATTAATCCATGATTCTTGAGCAATAATAACGTGAGATGACCATAACCAAATGAGTCCTAAATTTTTGGATAGGGTCAGAGTCAAACTCAATCAAGCCCGTTTAGTCAAAAACCAAATAGAATTCTGGAAAATGTGTGTGTCAGGGTCTAAAGGACTTCGAATTAATAAATACTCATATTTAAGGCATGTATAGAACCTAAGCTAATCCAAAGCTTGTGTGATCTGACCAGTTTTTCGACCCAGAATATCAAACCATATAGACCCCACTCATATTGACCCAGTACCAACCTTACCAGTCCGACGCTTTTCGCAGGTCTAGGCCAGAATTACTATCATGCCAGGGTACACATTCTATAACGGGACTTGCGAGTGAAAACTACAAAGAGACTTACAAAGAGTTGTGGTATGAAGAAATTCTAATTAAGCATGAGGGCAATGACATAACATACCTGCCATATGTAAATTGGTCCAGTAAATCCAGTTAATTTGCACTCAGCTATACTGTAAATGGACTTGAGCCAAGAAAGGATGCCTTTTCCTGGGCATCTCCTCCGAGCCTGCAAATCCGCCAGACTGAATCCCCATTCTGATACTTGTAACACGGCTTCCTTGATGACAGATTTCATCTGCCCTTGTCTAACTGACTCTTCCACATCCCTTTGCCAAAATTCTTCAAAACTGGTAGTTTCGACCAGGACTTTATCCTGCAAGGAAAGACCGTAAAAAGAAAAGACAAATAAATAACCCCGTGCATCATGCAAAGTTTTAACGGCTATCACAAGGATTCCCAGCCAAAGGATTATCTAACAAGAAAATGAGAATCAGGATTCTCTAGTTCCCTCCATGAATAAAGAAACCCAATAAGTTGACTGTCCTACCATTGGCCATTTCCTATGTGTCCTAGACTCCTAGCTGACTAGCTCTACATGATTTTCTCTCAGGAGAAAGTTCTCCAGATTTTAAACAACTCATTTAGATATGGCAGGAATTCTCTTAACATGCCCAGTCAATCGTGTTCTCGGAATCCAAATTCATGCAATTCCAGATTTCAACATTCTGATTGAATCCCAATGTAGTATTAAGCATCTTCATTACATGGTTGACTCCTCTAGTAAATGCAGGCATTTGCGAGCATTTACGGTCAATAATTGGAATCATTATATATTTCTGATCCACCAAAAATGTGACTGAACAAGTAGAACAAGAAAACACAAGCACAAAGATATTTATGAAACTACAGCTGAATCAAGGTGAACATATGCAGATCATGGAAATATGATCACGACGTAAATCTTTTTATTTTTTCTGAAATATACATATTATCCAGTCATTAACATCAGAGTTGGCACCATAAGTTCAATATACTGCTTCTACCACCACTGATCCGCGGTTGCAACAGGTTAAATGCAGACAAGTTACTGATTTTTCCTCCTCAGAGAATCTGCTGAGAACTTTAAACTAAGCCTTCTAACCAAGAAATCAAGAAATATCAATGCGCTATTTAGAAAACAACCacaaaaccaaaacaatttgatgTACTACGTTTTTCATGCATTTAATTTTTGTTTGCAAGGGGGTTTGGAGGGTAAGGGGCTGTGGTAAAGGGAGCAAAGCAAAATCTATTATTTGAATAGTATGTTGGGTTGGAGGGAAATGGATGGACGGACGGAGCAGCCTACAAGCCAAATCAAAATCCTTCCAACATAGGCAAGGCTTGGAAGGAAAATACCCCTACTTAACCCCCTAACGGCTCCACCTCTTTCCCTCCTCTTCCCCCCTACTATTGTATCCAAACAAACCCATAGGACAGACCAACTTAAAAGCAAGCACGGGGATGAAACTGCTGTCTATCTAGTAGAAGTTTGTGGTAACCACAAATGCTTTTGTTCATGACTAGCAAAGATGTAGAGAGTTCTTTTGTTATAATGCTAGAAAGTAGCAAATCCAGGATTACTtaacaaacacataaacaccAGAGCgtttgatgaggacatttggaGTTTCGCTTAAAATACAATATTGTGAAATGATGAAGGATGATTGAATCTGAGACGCCATTGATGGAGCTCGAAGGATTAAAGATGATGAATGATTTGAACTGATTAGAGAGAGAAACTAGAGAGAAGCAAGAGTAAATAGAATGTTCTAGATCTTATTAAGTTAGAATGAAATATGTACAAATATCCTTATTTATAGTCTATTTACATGTGTGTACTAAGAATATGTACATTGACTAAAGATGTTGACTTGAGCTATTCTTCATAAATATCTACAAGCTGGTTCAAGATTTTTCATTAAGCAATGCAATGCTTAGCCAAAAACCTATTTTGAAGCAATTTAGAAAGCTTAGGGACCATGATAGTAAAAATGTCAACAGCATTCCCTAAAGATCATTTAAACAGCTTTTTTTTTCGACTAATCGTTTAAACAGCATATAGCCCTTCACAGCAGTAGAAAAAAATCATGGTAGATTATCATGCCAACAAGAATTCTGAGGGAAATCAACAGAGTGTAAGAAAGGACGCATATTTTAGGAATCTAGAGTCCTTCCCCTTGCCATACCACAACTCCACAAGGCTGCTATTGTTCCTAAACCGTGTGAATTTCTCCTGTATATGTTTGGTCCATCCTCTATTATTGGTTTCGTTACTTGTAAGGCAGAGGTAAATGCCTACTTAATTTACTTACTTTCTCACTGAGTGACACGGAGAACCATTCCTTGATATTTCCATGCTTTCCAGAAAAGAAGCTTCGGCGGTAAAAATAGGAAAGAAAACGAGGGAATCTCCTCGCGACAGTGTACATCAGTTTCCTCCTTGGCTCCCATCTTTCCCATGTCTTACTCGCTTCTTCCTTAGTCATGCCCGAATCATAAGGATTGACCATAGGAGCAACAAATGCAGCACCTGCAATAAAGTGAAAATAAGACAAACATTAGCCTAACTTAGAAGACCTTAAGTAATCCCTCGATCCCAtttatattgttcccatttgattttGGTTGTCAAACAATGTCGACTTTGACCAAtattttctcaaaaattacagTTGCTACAAATTTTAAAAATAGCAATATGAAAATTTTTGTTTTGATCAAATCAAACATGACAAATGCCACATTGTATCTTCATTTTTGGAAATTAATTTGTCCAAGTTGACATAGCTTGATCACTAATCAAATGGGGATGATACATTTAGAATGGATGTAGCTACCAACGTCCGTATGCTTACCTGCAATTCTATCTGGAATGTATTTGAGTGTAGCCCATGCATGCATGGCAGCACTTGAGTATCCAAGCACCCAGAACTTGTCATCAACACCCAAACCATATGCCAGGTTAAGCACATCCAGAGCTGATGTATTGAGATCCCTAGATGGGTGAGGATCAC from Silene latifolia isolate original U9 population chromosome 3, ASM4854445v1, whole genome shotgun sequence harbors:
- the LOC141647689 gene encoding uncharacterized protein LOC141647689, which gives rise to MADVSRSGSWREELASLIDDGIRYSGSSTSGDPFISSSSYPNSIDPFIDSSVDFDAHLHSTVDSKQTHFNYEAQFEGETRENHEDLKEQIKGFAQAWGELLLDLSKGCKDIIQQSLVADDSYVVQKFGPPLSKVSSKLRFLNEYLPEDRDPIHAWPVIFFVFLLALAVLNVNSGHDTLPPPVVKKMVIHPPSASTILLPDGRHIAYHEQGVVRDRARYTLIAPHAFLSSRLAGIPGIKASLLKEFGVRLVTYDLPGFGESDPHPSRDLNTSALDVLNLAYGLGVDDKFWVLGYSSAAMHAWATLKYIPDRIAGAAFVAPMVNPYDSGMTKEEASKTWERWEPRRKLMYTVARRFPRFLSYFYRRSFFSGKHGNIKEWFSVSLSEKDKVLVETTSFEEFWQRDVEESVRQGQMKSVIKEAVLQVSEWGFSLADLQARRRCPGKGILSWLKSIYSIAECKLTGFTGPIYIWQGLNDHVVPPSMAEYVSRILPGANLLQLPSQGHFSYFYFCDECHREIFSTLFGNPLGPLHNTNDTIHMEDTEESSPNAHEDDTSLTDTLE